One part of the Streptomyces lydicus genome encodes these proteins:
- a CDS encoding protein meaA, whose protein sequence is MTERQKDRPWLMRTYAGHSTAEASNELYRRNLAKGQTGLSVAFDLPTQTGYDPDHILARGEVGRVGVPVSHLGDMRRLFQDIPLDQMNTSMTINATAMWLLALYEVVAEEQGADISKLSGTTQNDIVKEYLSRGTHVFPPGPSLRLTTDMITYTVAHIPKWNPINICSYHLQEAGATPVQEIAYAMSTAIAVLDAVRDSGQVPPEKFGDVVARISFFVNAGVRFVEEMCKMRAFGRIWDKITRERYGIRNEKQRRFRYGVQVNSLGLTEAQPENNVQRIVLEMLAVTLSKDARARAVQLPAWNEALGLPRPWDQQWSLRIQQVLAHESDLLEYEDIFAGSHVIEAKVDALVTDCLAEIERIQEMGGAMAAVESGYLKSQLVSAHAERRARIEAGEEKIVGVNCFEGTEPNPLTADLDTAIMTVDPANEARVVQGLHDWRDNRDETRAQEALSVLKKTAAGDANLFAATLECARAGVTTGEWAWALRDVFGEFRAPTGVSSAPLAVAAEAGSPLAAVREKVAKTAAELGTGKLRLLVGKPGLDGHSNGAEQIAVRARDAGFEVIYQGIRLTPEQIVSAAVAEDVHCVGLSILSGSHAELVPDVLDRLRRTGVDDVPVIVGGIIPSADATALREAGVAAVFTPKDFGITEIIGRIVDEIRKANQLDPLEVPA, encoded by the coding sequence ATGACTGAGCGTCAGAAGGATCGTCCGTGGCTGATGCGGACCTACGCCGGCCACTCCACCGCCGAGGCGTCCAACGAGCTGTACCGGCGTAATCTCGCCAAGGGCCAGACCGGTCTGTCGGTCGCGTTCGACCTTCCGACGCAGACCGGTTACGACCCCGACCACATCCTCGCCCGCGGCGAGGTCGGCCGGGTCGGGGTCCCGGTGTCCCACCTCGGCGACATGCGGCGGCTGTTCCAGGACATACCCCTGGACCAGATGAACACCTCCATGACCATCAACGCGACGGCCATGTGGCTGCTGGCGCTGTACGAGGTGGTCGCCGAGGAGCAGGGTGCCGACATCAGCAAGCTGTCGGGCACCACGCAGAACGACATCGTCAAGGAATACCTCTCGCGCGGGACCCACGTCTTCCCGCCGGGGCCGTCGCTGCGGCTGACCACCGACATGATCACGTACACGGTGGCGCACATCCCCAAGTGGAACCCGATCAACATCTGCAGCTACCACCTGCAGGAGGCCGGGGCCACGCCGGTGCAGGAGATCGCGTATGCCATGTCCACCGCCATCGCGGTGCTGGACGCGGTGCGCGACTCCGGCCAGGTGCCGCCGGAGAAGTTCGGCGACGTCGTGGCCCGCATCTCGTTCTTCGTGAACGCGGGCGTCCGGTTCGTCGAGGAGATGTGCAAGATGCGCGCCTTCGGCCGCATCTGGGACAAGATCACCCGCGAGCGCTACGGCATCCGGAACGAGAAGCAGCGCCGGTTCCGCTACGGCGTCCAGGTCAACTCGCTCGGGCTGACCGAGGCGCAGCCGGAGAACAACGTCCAGCGCATCGTGCTGGAGATGCTGGCCGTGACGCTCTCCAAGGACGCCCGCGCCCGCGCCGTCCAGCTCCCGGCCTGGAACGAGGCGCTGGGCCTGCCCCGCCCCTGGGACCAGCAGTGGTCGCTGCGCATCCAGCAGGTCCTGGCGCACGAGAGCGACCTGCTGGAGTACGAGGACATCTTCGCCGGCTCGCACGTCATCGAGGCCAAGGTCGACGCCCTGGTCACCGACTGCCTCGCGGAGATCGAGCGGATCCAGGAGATGGGCGGCGCGATGGCCGCGGTGGAGTCCGGCTACCTCAAGTCGCAGCTGGTCTCCGCGCACGCCGAGCGGCGGGCCCGGATCGAGGCCGGCGAGGAGAAGATCGTCGGCGTCAACTGCTTCGAGGGCACCGAGCCCAACCCGCTCACCGCGGACCTCGACACGGCCATCATGACCGTCGACCCGGCCAACGAGGCACGCGTGGTGCAGGGGCTGCACGACTGGCGGGACAACCGCGACGAGACGCGCGCCCAGGAGGCGCTGTCGGTGCTGAAGAAGACCGCGGCGGGCGACGCCAACCTCTTCGCCGCGACCCTGGAGTGCGCCCGCGCCGGCGTCACGACGGGTGAGTGGGCCTGGGCGCTGCGGGACGTCTTCGGCGAGTTCCGGGCACCCACCGGCGTCTCCAGCGCTCCCCTGGCGGTCGCCGCCGAGGCGGGCAGCCCGCTGGCCGCGGTCCGCGAGAAGGTCGCCAAGACGGCGGCCGAGCTCGGCACCGGCAAGCTGCGGCTGCTGGTCGGCAAGCCCGGCCTGGACGGTCACAGCAACGGCGCCGAGCAGATCGCGGTACGGGCCAGGGACGCCGGCTTCGAGGTGATCTACCAGGGGATCCGGCTCACCCCGGAGCAGATCGTCTCGGCGGCGGTCGCCGAGGACGTGCACTGCGTGGGCCTGTCCATCCTGTCCGGCTCGCACGCCGAGCTGGTGCCGGACGTCCTGGACCGGCTGCGCCGCACCGGCGTCGACGACGTACCCGTCATCGTCGGCGGCATCATTCCCTCGGCCGACGCCACCGCGCTGCGGGAAGCCGGAGTGGCGGCCGTCTTCACCCCCAAGGACTTCGGCATCACGGAGATCATCGGTCGTATCGTCGACGAGATCCGGAAAGCCAACCAGCTCGACCCCCTGGAGGTCCCCGCATGA
- a CDS encoding HpcH/HpaI aldolase/citrate lyase family protein, giving the protein MTAPVTRLRPRRSCLAVPGSNPRFLEKAQGLPADQVFLDLEDACAPLAKEGARHSVVEALNGGDWTGKTRVVRVNDWTTHWTYRDVITVVEGAGPNLDCLMLPKVQDAQQIVALDLLLTQIEKTMGFEVGRIGIEAQIENAKGLVNVDEIAGASPRLETIIFGPADFMASINMKSLVVGEQPPGYGADAYHYILMRILMAARANDLQAIDGPYLQIKNIDGYREVAGRAAALGFDGKWVLHPGQVEAANEVFSPSQEDYDHAELILDAYEWHTSEAGGKKGSAMLGDEMIDEASRKMALVVAGKGRAAGMIRTSKFEAPEA; this is encoded by the coding sequence ATGACAGCCCCTGTCACCCGCCTGCGGCCCCGTCGCTCCTGTCTCGCGGTTCCCGGCAGCAATCCGCGCTTTCTGGAGAAGGCCCAGGGCCTCCCGGCGGACCAGGTCTTCCTGGACCTGGAGGACGCCTGCGCCCCGCTCGCCAAGGAGGGCGCCCGGCACTCCGTCGTCGAGGCGCTGAACGGCGGCGACTGGACCGGCAAGACCCGGGTCGTACGGGTCAACGACTGGACGACGCACTGGACGTACCGGGACGTCATCACGGTCGTCGAGGGCGCGGGGCCCAACCTCGACTGCCTCATGCTGCCCAAGGTCCAGGACGCCCAGCAGATCGTGGCGCTGGACCTGCTGCTGACCCAGATCGAGAAGACCATGGGCTTCGAGGTCGGCCGGATCGGCATCGAGGCGCAGATCGAGAACGCCAAGGGCCTGGTGAACGTCGACGAGATCGCCGGCGCCTCGCCGCGCCTGGAGACCATCATCTTCGGCCCGGCCGACTTCATGGCATCGATCAACATGAAGTCCCTGGTGGTCGGGGAGCAGCCGCCCGGCTATGGCGCCGATGCGTATCACTACATTCTGATGCGCATTCTGATGGCCGCACGGGCCAACGATTTGCAGGCTATCGACGGCCCGTACCTTCAGATTAAGAACATTGATGGCTATCGCGAGGTGGCCGGCCGGGCCGCCGCCCTCGGTTTCGACGGCAAGTGGGTACTGCATCCGGGTCAGGTCGAGGCCGCCAATGAGGTGTTCTCGCCGTCCCAGGAGGACTACGACCACGCCGAGCTGATCCTGGACGCCTACGAGTGGCACACCTCGGAGGCGGGCGGCAAGAAGGGGTCGGCGATGCTCGGTGACGAGATGATCGACGAGGCGAGCCGGAAGATGGCGCTCGTCGTCGCCGGCAAGGGCCGGGCCGCAGGCATGATCCGTACATCCAAGTTCGAAGCCCCGGAGGCATGA
- a CDS encoding MaoC family dehydratase: protein MQFGRTYEEFTVGDVYKHWPGKTVTEYDDHLFCLLTMNHHPLHMDSNYAEQTTDFGKNVVVGNYIYSLLLGMSVPDVSGKAIANLEIESLKHVAPTFHGDTLYGETTVLDKTPSKSKTDRGIVYVETKGYKQDGTLVCVFRRKVMVPTATYIKERGGEQPGRPELKAPAAKKEK from the coding sequence ATGCAGTTCGGCCGTACCTATGAGGAATTCACCGTCGGCGATGTCTACAAGCACTGGCCGGGGAAGACCGTCACCGAATACGACGACCACCTCTTCTGCCTGCTCACGATGAATCACCACCCGCTGCACATGGACAGCAACTACGCGGAGCAGACCACCGACTTCGGCAAGAACGTCGTGGTCGGCAACTACATCTATTCGCTGCTGCTGGGCATGTCGGTGCCGGACGTCTCCGGAAAGGCCATCGCCAATCTGGAAATCGAGTCGCTGAAGCACGTGGCGCCGACCTTCCACGGCGACACGCTCTACGGTGAGACGACGGTGCTCGACAAGACGCCGTCGAAGTCCAAGACGGACCGCGGCATCGTGTACGTCGAGACCAAGGGCTACAAGCAGGACGGCACCCTGGTCTGCGTCTTCCGGCGCAAGGTCATGGTTCCCACGGCCACCTACATCAAGGAGCGCGGCGGCGAACAGCCGGGCCGCCCGGAGCTCAAGGCCCCCGCGGCCAAGAAGGAGAAGTAG